From one Saprospiraceae bacterium genomic stretch:
- a CDS encoding ThuA domain-containing protein, whose protein sequence is MKKIFQYLSLTILLIGMINTLTAQKQFRALLFTKTMGFHHESIHEGVSAMRELAGKHNFDLDWQEDPGKFNDNNLAKFDIIIFLNTTGDILNDVQQAAMEKFIQSGKGFVGIHSATDTEYGWEWYTKLVGRSFKIHPVIQSAKLKFTSNKFPGLSGFNEANYWTEEWYDFGPEKINGLNYILAVDESTYNPKVQWGENKSEGMGAFHPMAWYHEFDGGRAFYTALGHMPADYSDPAFLNHVFAGILYAAKGKK, encoded by the coding sequence ATGAAAAAAATATTTCAATACTTAAGTTTGACTATCCTGTTGATAGGTATGATCAATACACTGACTGCTCAAAAACAATTTAGAGCACTTTTATTTACCAAGACGATGGGCTTTCATCATGAATCCATCCACGAAGGAGTATCGGCTATGCGGGAGCTTGCGGGTAAACATAATTTTGATCTTGATTGGCAGGAAGATCCCGGCAAGTTTAATGATAATAATCTCGCCAAATTTGATATCATCATCTTTCTCAATACCACCGGCGATATCCTCAACGATGTGCAGCAAGCAGCCATGGAGAAATTTATTCAATCAGGCAAAGGTTTTGTAGGTATCCACAGTGCTACGGATACAGAATATGGATGGGAGTGGTATACCAAATTGGTAGGCAGGTCATTTAAAATCCATCCGGTGATTCAATCTGCCAAATTAAAGTTCACTTCAAATAAATTTCCGGGATTGTCAGGTTTTAATGAAGCTAATTACTGGACAGAAGAGTGGTATGATTTCGGTCCTGAGAAAATCAATGGATTAAATTATATACTGGCGGTCGATGAGTCGACCTATAATCCAAAAGTACAGTGGGGAGAAAATAAAAGTGAAGGTATGGGGGCTTTTCATCCCATGGCATGGTATCATGAGTTTGATGGAGGACGAGCATTCTACACTGCCCTTGGACATATGCCGGCTGATTATAGTGACCCTGCATTTTTGAATCATGTGTTTGCAGGGATCTTGTATGCTGCTAAAGGAAAGAAATAA
- a CDS encoding transglycosylase domain-containing protein, producing the protein MNKLWSKLLTITNPSGRPISPGRYKIARWMWGLVLAGVCFMILFFIFLSFQDLPTFDELENPDYDYATVVYYNDQKEMSRLFIQNRVGVDFKDLSPYLVQALLSTEDTRFRNHTGIDFEALGRVLVRTVLMGQSGAGGGSTITQQLAKLLYSNRDFRGMNFIQKKVSLFLIKFKEWITATKLERSYTKEEIIAMYLNQVDFLNDSYGIRAASETYFNSEQDSLKIEQAATLVGMLSNPVRYNPKRFPKNSETRRNLVISRLHTAGFVDAATKDSLQKIPLDASSFKRRDVSEGNAPYFIVELSKWLQDLLKQDEFKKPDGTNYDIYKDGLKVFTTIDPVLQELAEEAVWTHMPKLQKQLFTVWKGMDPWTYDADDRQKEIRRYKLQSLIRESDRFLVMRDKFMGDILDSVDTKFDIVLTDNDILRIVEEQGKTGKLNDYIKQKILSEDRAAKYLKIMKDPLWLQTNTAWKKLLSESEKQFNARVRMKIFDYSPSHLKDTSMTPLDSIRYMQMILQTGTMAIEPGTGKIKTWVGGIDHKYFKYDHITADRQVGSTFKPFIYATAIGFKAISPCLQVIDRPYTISPGDGNFKLISAWSPHNAEGNFSGRALSLYQGLANSVNSVSVYLMKELGNAEIVCGLVNAMGIDSSRRRSDGEFRVPRQPSICLGSSDLTVMEMTGAYTTFANDGKYIKPYFISSIEDKNGKVIYQSKIEESKALPSGVNYVMVDMLKKASPVRDGSVKTIHGGKTGTTNSYKDGWYMGITPNLVVGTWVGGDLPWIRFRSLALGQGSAMAKPIFADFMKRVESDPRTNWVKDMDFFKPAQIGIEMNCAAYDSLHVIDQNLMKQSRILSEEFDLNELN; encoded by the coding sequence ATGAATAAGCTCTGGAGTAAACTTTTAACCATCACCAATCCTTCTGGACGACCTATCAGTCCTGGCAGGTACAAAATCGCACGTTGGATGTGGGGCCTGGTGCTGGCTGGCGTGTGTTTTATGATATTGTTTTTTATCTTCCTTTCTTTCCAGGATCTTCCCACATTTGATGAACTTGAAAACCCTGATTATGACTACGCTACTGTCGTCTATTACAATGATCAGAAGGAGATGAGTCGCCTATTTATACAAAACCGTGTAGGGGTTGACTTTAAAGATCTGTCACCCTATCTGGTGCAGGCATTACTTTCTACAGAAGACACTCGATTTAGAAACCATACAGGGATCGATTTTGAAGCCTTGGGACGAGTACTCGTACGAACAGTGTTAATGGGTCAGTCAGGTGCCGGAGGAGGAAGTACCATTACGCAGCAACTTGCCAAATTATTATATTCAAACAGAGACTTTAGAGGAATGAATTTCATCCAAAAAAAGGTTTCCCTGTTTTTAATCAAGTTTAAAGAATGGATCACCGCTACCAAACTGGAGCGCAGTTACACTAAAGAAGAGATCATCGCCATGTACCTCAATCAGGTTGATTTCCTCAATGATTCTTATGGTATTCGCGCAGCCAGTGAGACTTATTTTAACTCTGAACAAGATTCGCTTAAAATCGAACAGGCTGCTACCCTCGTAGGTATGTTGTCCAATCCCGTAAGATACAATCCAAAACGATTTCCCAAAAATTCGGAAACCCGCAGAAACCTGGTCATCAGTAGACTGCATACAGCTGGCTTTGTGGATGCCGCTACAAAAGATTCTTTGCAGAAAATTCCATTGGATGCATCTTCTTTTAAACGAAGGGATGTATCAGAAGGCAATGCTCCTTATTTTATAGTCGAGTTGAGTAAATGGTTGCAGGATCTATTGAAACAAGACGAATTTAAAAAGCCTGATGGAACCAACTATGATATCTATAAAGATGGACTCAAAGTATTCACTACCATAGACCCTGTCCTGCAAGAGCTCGCTGAAGAAGCTGTATGGACCCATATGCCAAAGCTCCAAAAACAATTATTTACTGTATGGAAAGGCATGGATCCCTGGACTTATGATGCCGATGATCGTCAAAAAGAAATAAGACGATATAAATTGCAAAGCCTGATCAGGGAAAGCGATCGTTTTTTAGTAATGAGAGATAAATTTATGGGGGATATCCTTGACTCGGTAGATACCAAATTTGATATCGTCCTTACGGACAATGATATCCTCCGCATAGTAGAAGAACAGGGTAAAACCGGAAAACTAAATGATTATATCAAACAAAAGATACTGAGTGAAGATCGGGCCGCGAAGTACCTCAAGATAATGAAGGATCCACTTTGGCTACAAACCAATACCGCCTGGAAAAAACTACTCTCTGAATCTGAAAAACAGTTTAATGCGCGCGTGCGTATGAAAATCTTTGATTACTCACCATCTCATTTGAAAGATACTTCGATGACACCACTCGATAGTATTCGATATATGCAGATGATCTTACAGACGGGGACTATGGCGATCGAACCCGGCACTGGCAAAATCAAGACCTGGGTAGGCGGTATCGATCATAAGTATTTTAAGTACGATCATATCACAGCAGATCGTCAGGTAGGATCTACTTTTAAACCATTTATTTATGCTACTGCCATAGGATTTAAAGCGATATCTCCTTGTCTTCAGGTGATAGACAGACCTTACACTATCTCCCCGGGTGATGGCAATTTTAAATTGATTTCTGCCTGGTCACCTCACAATGCAGAAGGAAATTTTTCAGGCAGGGCACTTTCCCTCTATCAAGGCTTGGCTAATTCTGTCAACTCCGTGTCCGTCTACCTGATGAAAGAGCTCGGCAATGCAGAGATCGTCTGTGGTCTGGTCAATGCCATGGGTATAGACAGCTCCCGACGCAGAAGTGATGGTGAGTTTCGAGTACCCCGTCAACCATCTATCTGCCTTGGTTCTTCTGACCTCACGGTGATGGAGATGACGGGTGCCTATACCACTTTCGCCAACGATGGAAAATATATCAAACCTTATTTTATTAGCAGCATAGAAGATAAAAATGGCAAGGTGATCTATCAGTCCAAAATCGAAGAATCAAAAGCCTTGCCTTCTGGAGTAAACTATGTGATGGTCGATATGCTCAAGAAAGCTTCCCCCGTACGAGATGGTTCTGTCAAAACGATACATGGTGGCAAAACGGGTACTACCAACAGCTATAAAGATGGTTGGTATATGGGTATCACGCCTAACCTGGTCGTCGGAACCTGGGTTGGTGGAGATCTGCCCTGGATCAGATTTCGATCCTTGGCTTTGGGTCAGGGTAGTGCCATGGCCAAGCCGATATTTGCCGATTTTATGAAACGGGTTGAGTCTGATCCAAGGACAAATTGGGTAAAAGACATGGATTTCTTCAAACCTGCTCAGATAGGTATCGAAATGAACTGTGCAGCATATGATTCTCTCCACGTGATTGATCAAAACCTGATGAAACAATCAAGAATACTCTCCGAAGAATTTGATCTTAATGAACTAAATTAA
- a CDS encoding type 1 periplasmic binding fold superfamily protein, with protein sequence MRLLSYISLFIIVINFGCKKLDPIIPNEEEVITTLRYTLVPMTGDDPVILEFKDIDGDGGNPPVYTEGNLTPNTTYLGSLVLLNEQEYPSANITEEIESEEQAHQFFYAASTSLKIAVTYADADINGRPIGIVTKLETGDPSSGRLKITLRHGPNKSAPGALNGIIDNAGGDTDIEIEFNVHVQ encoded by the coding sequence ATGAGATTATTATCATATATAAGTTTATTTATTATTGTTATCAATTTTGGATGTAAAAAGCTTGATCCGATTATTCCCAACGAAGAAGAAGTAATCACCACTTTGAGATACACTTTGGTACCGATGACAGGAGACGATCCTGTAATATTGGAATTTAAAGATATCGATGGTGATGGTGGTAATCCGCCGGTTTATACCGAAGGTAATCTTACTCCAAATACAACCTACCTGGGCAGCCTCGTATTATTAAATGAACAGGAATACCCATCGGCCAATATCACTGAAGAGATTGAAAGCGAAGAACAGGCACATCAATTTTTTTACGCGGCATCTACAAGCTTGAAAATCGCTGTCACTTATGCTGATGCCGATATTAATGGCAGGCCTATAGGCATTGTCACTAAATTAGAGACAGGTGACCCAAGTAGTGGAAGGTTGAAAATTACTTTGCGACATGGTCCCAACAAATCTGCCCCAGGTGCTTTAAATGGAATCATTGATAATGCAGGAGGCGACACTGATATCGAAATTGAATTTAATGTCCATGTACAATAA
- a CDS encoding winged helix-turn-helix transcriptional regulator, producing the protein MAYSKKEKFGTKEQSLAAFAKALAHPARIAILSQLCKKEGCQCGEIVDMLPLSQSTVSQHLKELKSAGLVSGEVDGPRSCYCINWKALEKFYNDFSDLFTQLKSEQQKCCC; encoded by the coding sequence ATGGCCTATAGCAAAAAAGAGAAATTTGGGACCAAGGAACAGTCCTTGGCTGCTTTTGCCAAAGCACTGGCACACCCTGCACGGATCGCTATATTGAGCCAATTGTGCAAAAAAGAAGGATGCCAATGCGGCGAAATCGTCGACATGCTCCCGTTGTCACAGAGTACGGTTAGCCAGCACCTCAAAGAATTAAAATCTGCGGGCCTGGTATCCGGCGAAGTAGATGGGCCGAGGAGTTGTTATTGTATCAATTGGAAAGCTCTCGAAAAATTTTATAATGATTTTAGCGATTTGTTTACACAATTAAAATCAGAACAGCAAAAGTGCTGTTGCTGA
- a CDS encoding cation:dicarboxylase symporter family transporter, with protein MGLFTLIIITHLLHLYHPGIFHAGFLTSLRWMAIATLIAYGLKKNNLTTWIFLSMVIGTEIGHDWPQVGTNLKVLSDIFLRMIKTVIGPLLFSTLVVGIAGHADMRQVGRMGWKSLLYFEVVTTIALIIGLCAINFTKAGAGIDLSLADTAQKVEIAKQSWDQIILHTFPENIAKAVAEGQVLQIVVFSILFALGLSMVKHHHAKETMLHWCESLSEVMFKFTHLVMYLAPLAVGAALAYTIGKMGFDILKNLFLLLATLYGALILLIFGVFLPIALYIKLPIKKFLHAVSEPVLLAFATASSEAALPHAMKALENFGIPRKVVSFVLPTGFSFNLDGSTLYLSLALVFVAQAAKIDLSIGDQIVMMLTLMLSSKGVAGVARASLVILMGTAASYNLPTEPIFIILGIDALMDMGRTGTNLLGNCLATAVIAVWEGEIDFKKTEVSTN; from the coding sequence ATGGGTTTATTTACATTGATTATAATTACCCATTTACTCCATCTTTATCATCCTGGTATTTTCCATGCTGGTTTTCTCACAAGCTTGAGGTGGATGGCTATTGCTACTTTGATTGCCTATGGTTTGAAGAAAAATAATCTCACAACCTGGATTTTCCTATCAATGGTCATTGGAACCGAGATCGGGCATGATTGGCCGCAGGTAGGAACCAATCTAAAGGTACTCAGCGATATTTTCCTTAGAATGATCAAGACTGTCATAGGCCCACTTTTGTTTTCGACTTTGGTAGTAGGGATCGCAGGGCATGCTGACATGAGACAAGTGGGGCGAATGGGTTGGAAGTCACTATTGTATTTTGAGGTAGTGACGACTATAGCACTCATCATCGGTTTATGTGCGATTAATTTCACTAAAGCAGGAGCGGGTATAGACTTAAGCCTGGCGGATACTGCTCAAAAGGTTGAAATCGCAAAACAATCCTGGGACCAAATCATACTGCATACCTTCCCGGAGAATATAGCCAAAGCTGTCGCTGAAGGTCAGGTATTGCAAATCGTAGTATTTAGTATTTTATTTGCTTTGGGTCTATCTATGGTCAAACATCATCACGCTAAGGAGACCATGCTGCATTGGTGTGAAAGCCTTTCAGAGGTGATGTTTAAGTTTACCCATTTGGTCATGTATCTGGCCCCATTGGCAGTAGGGGCTGCACTGGCGTATACGATAGGCAAGATGGGTTTTGATATATTAAAGAATTTATTTTTATTACTAGCCACTTTATACGGTGCGCTTATCCTGTTGATTTTTGGCGTGTTTTTGCCCATAGCTTTATATATCAAATTGCCTATAAAAAAGTTTTTACATGCAGTATCTGAGCCAGTATTATTGGCATTTGCTACCGCATCGTCTGAAGCCGCTTTACCTCACGCGATGAAGGCACTGGAAAACTTCGGTATACCCAGGAAAGTAGTTTCCTTTGTATTGCCTACTGGATTTAGTTTTAATCTTGATGGTAGCACTTTGTATCTCAGCCTTGCTCTCGTATTTGTGGCTCAGGCAGCCAAAATAGATCTAAGCATTGGTGATCAGATCGTCATGATGTTGACCTTAATGTTGTCAAGTAAAGGTGTAGCTGGTGTAGCTCGTGCTTCCCTCGTGATACTGATGGGTACAGCCGCTTCTTATAATTTACCTACAGAGCCTATCTTCATTATACTAGGTATAGATGCACTGATGGATATGGGTCGCACAGGGACCAATCTATTGGGCAATTGTCTGGCAACCGCGGTGATCGCAGTGTGGGAAGGAGAAATAGATTTTAAAAAAACTGAGGTATCAACGAACTAG
- a CDS encoding endo-1,4-beta-xylanase: protein MSAGSLIGQVTDPVISLSQVYKDYFKIGVAVSPRALKTDEAQLILSQFNSMTPENAMKMGPIHPQEELYNWAGGDSIAAFAQRNNLFLRGHTLCWHNQTPGWLFKTSTGDTVSKEVLLQRLHDHITTVVSRYKGIIYAWDVVNEAISDKEDEFYRPSIWYRICGEEFIEKAFQYAHEADPNALLFYNDYNEINPVKREKIYTLVQNLKSKGIPIDGVGLQGHWSIYEPTAEVLETTMKRFSQLGVKVQITELDISVYKKEHGRRDRTPVDSLAVFSTEHETLQIERYKTCFDIFRKYKGVLTAVTFWNISDRNSWLDNFPVRGRKDYPLLFDKNLNPKKAFWPVVQFDQSEEK from the coding sequence ATGTCGGCAGGCTCGTTAATTGGTCAGGTCACCGACCCGGTCATCAGTCTCTCCCAGGTATATAAAGATTATTTCAAAATTGGTGTTGCCGTGTCCCCAAGAGCACTCAAAACGGACGAGGCACAGCTGATCCTAAGTCAATTTAATAGTATGACCCCGGAGAATGCGATGAAAATGGGACCTATTCATCCTCAAGAAGAGCTGTATAACTGGGCTGGAGGTGATTCAATAGCAGCCTTTGCTCAGCGCAATAATCTTTTTTTACGCGGGCACACTTTGTGTTGGCACAACCAGACCCCTGGCTGGCTATTTAAAACGAGCACAGGCGATACCGTAAGTAAAGAAGTATTGCTGCAAAGACTTCACGATCATATCACCACGGTAGTCTCAAGGTATAAAGGCATCATCTATGCCTGGGATGTGGTCAATGAAGCCATTTCTGACAAGGAGGACGAGTTCTATCGACCCTCCATCTGGTACAGGATCTGTGGGGAAGAATTTATAGAAAAAGCTTTTCAATATGCCCACGAAGCAGATCCAAATGCCTTACTTTTTTACAATGATTACAATGAAATCAATCCGGTCAAAAGAGAAAAAATTTATACCCTGGTCCAGAATCTAAAATCAAAGGGGATCCCAATCGATGGAGTAGGATTACAGGGTCATTGGTCTATCTATGAACCGACTGCTGAAGTGTTGGAGACTACGATGAAAAGGTTTTCTCAGCTTGGGGTCAAAGTGCAGATCACCGAACTTGACATCTCCGTCTATAAAAAAGAACACGGCAGAAGAGACAGGACTCCGGTAGATAGCCTGGCTGTTTTTTCCACAGAACATGAGACCTTACAAATAGAGCGGTATAAGACCTGCTTTGATATATTTAGGAAATACAAAGGAGTCCTTACGGCCGTGACTTTTTGGAATATCTCTGACCGCAACAGTTGGCTGGATAATTTTCCGGTCAGAGGTCGAAAAGATTATCCTTTATTGTTTGATAAAAATCTTAATCCGAAAAAAGCTTTTTGGCCGGTTGTCCAGTTTGATCAAAGCGAGGAAAAGTAA
- a CDS encoding TonB-dependent receptor: MYNKLIWWILIGWIGSTTPMMSQTCNLTLKGKISDESTGFPLEFATILIKETQQGQVADSLGLFVMNQLCPGAYHLQISHLEGENEVIFIQLLRDTSLDITLHHHAELLNEISVHGTQQQTTSQSVNSISKDEIARNANKSLAELLEKISGVQSLKSGSGISKPVIHGLYGKRITILNNGMVQSGQQWGNDHAPEIDPFLSDHISVVKGAASLAYGGNGLGSVVMIENNAIDADPHLHGQVNYVYQTNGRGHTANLKLLQARPSLAWKLSGTIKYQGDNRAPDYLLTNTGKNEYNIGLQMDKKISSVWNMRLHASTFNTEIGVLRGSHIGNVTDLEEAIHRDMPFFTSDHFSYDIASPRQEVHHHLAKLENRWQVNNHTLWSLNFGSQLDDRKEYDVRRGGRSNIPALQLRQYSQLIEGAYHHTYAHDLDLKSGVQFQFVDNTNHPETGVLPLIPDYQSVKPSVYSILQKAWGKSMLEGGLRLDCQNLLAITISRSVPRMVERITHHYLNASSALGYRQAISEGLSLSANVGLVHRSPEINELYSYGLHQGVSGLEEGNPDLKSEKSIKGILSADYNVNDRLQIQAVVYDHHIKDYIYLQPLQEFRLTIRGAFPVYEYRQTDARLTGADLLVSYAVQQRLKWIGKYAYVLGRDLTNKIGLVNIPSNTMSHSLSYTLNDWKYFRLINLAVNGRYVAHQNHITSEQDYLPPPDAYTLFGIDLSSKVKVGKKEIMCSIQIENMLNTRYRDYLDRQRYFADETGRNINLRINYNF; encoded by the coding sequence ATGTACAATAAATTAATTTGGTGGATATTGATCGGCTGGATCGGATCTACCACACCGATGATGAGTCAAACTTGCAACCTGACTTTAAAAGGAAAGATCTCTGATGAAAGCACCGGCTTTCCGCTGGAGTTTGCTACTATATTGATAAAAGAAACTCAACAAGGCCAGGTAGCAGATAGCCTCGGATTATTTGTGATGAATCAACTTTGCCCCGGAGCCTACCATCTACAGATCAGCCACCTGGAGGGAGAAAACGAAGTCATCTTTATTCAATTATTGCGTGATACATCACTTGATATCACCCTGCACCACCATGCTGAGCTACTCAATGAAATCTCTGTCCATGGCACCCAGCAGCAGACTACCTCTCAATCGGTCAACTCCATTAGTAAAGATGAGATCGCACGAAATGCCAATAAAAGTCTTGCTGAATTATTAGAAAAAATCTCTGGTGTTCAGTCTCTTAAAAGTGGTAGCGGAATATCCAAACCTGTCATTCATGGTCTTTATGGCAAGCGTATCACTATTCTGAATAATGGCATGGTGCAAAGTGGCCAGCAATGGGGCAACGATCATGCCCCTGAGATCGACCCTTTTCTTTCGGATCATATCTCTGTGGTAAAGGGAGCTGCTTCCCTCGCTTATGGCGGAAATGGTCTGGGTAGTGTGGTGATGATAGAAAACAATGCTATTGATGCTGATCCTCATCTTCATGGCCAAGTCAATTATGTCTATCAAACTAATGGTCGAGGTCACACGGCAAACTTAAAACTACTCCAGGCAAGGCCATCTCTGGCCTGGAAACTTTCCGGCACCATAAAATATCAGGGCGATAATCGCGCTCCGGATTATCTTCTGACCAATACCGGAAAAAACGAATACAATATAGGCTTGCAAATGGATAAGAAGATTTCCTCTGTCTGGAATATGCGATTGCATGCTTCGACTTTCAATACCGAAATCGGTGTGCTGAGGGGATCCCATATCGGCAATGTGACCGATCTTGAAGAAGCCATTCATCGGGATATGCCCTTTTTTACCAGCGACCATTTTTCATATGACATAGCTTCTCCAAGACAAGAGGTGCATCACCACCTGGCCAAACTTGAAAATCGATGGCAGGTAAACAATCACACCCTATGGTCTTTAAACTTTGGTAGCCAGTTAGATGATCGCAAAGAATATGATGTACGAAGAGGCGGCAGATCTAATATACCGGCATTGCAACTGCGACAGTATTCTCAATTGATCGAAGGGGCCTATCATCATACTTATGCACATGACCTGGATCTTAAATCAGGCGTGCAATTTCAGTTTGTAGATAATACCAACCATCCGGAGACAGGCGTGTTGCCACTGATACCCGATTACCAGTCTGTTAAGCCTTCTGTATATTCCATATTACAAAAGGCATGGGGAAAAAGTATGCTGGAAGGAGGGCTAAGGTTGGATTGTCAAAATCTTTTAGCAATTACTATCTCCAGATCAGTACCCAGAATGGTCGAACGTATCACACATCATTATCTCAATGCGAGCAGTGCCCTTGGTTACCGTCAGGCTATCTCGGAGGGGTTGAGCTTGTCTGCCAATGTTGGACTGGTACATCGTTCCCCTGAAATTAATGAATTATATAGTTATGGCCTGCACCAGGGAGTAAGTGGTCTTGAAGAGGGCAATCCGGATTTAAAATCAGAAAAATCAATCAAAGGCATTTTATCCGCTGATTATAATGTCAATGATCGCCTTCAGATACAAGCTGTGGTCTATGATCATCATATTAAAGATTATATCTACCTGCAGCCACTGCAGGAATTCAGGCTGACTATACGAGGGGCTTTTCCCGTATATGAATATCGTCAGACGGATGCAAGGCTTACTGGAGCGGATTTATTAGTGTCTTATGCAGTCCAGCAACGATTAAAATGGATAGGCAAATATGCTTATGTCCTTGGCCGTGATCTGACTAATAAAATAGGATTGGTCAATATACCGAGCAATACCATGAGCCATTCATTGAGCTATACTTTGAATGATTGGAAATACTTTAGACTCATCAATCTTGCAGTAAATGGCAGATACGTAGCACATCAAAACCATATCACTTCAGAGCAGGATTACCTTCCTCCGCCAGATGCATATACTTTGTTTGGTATAGACCTGAGCAGCAAAGTCAAAGTGGGTAAAAAGGAGATCATGTGTTCTATTCAAATTGAAAATATGCTCAATACACGATATCGGGATTATCTGGATCGTCAACGATACTTTGCAGATGAGACCGGAAGGAATATAAATTTACGCATCAACTATAATTTCTAA
- a CDS encoding cupin domain-containing protein, with protein sequence MIKSILNAPHYLWGDHCEGWQLCLADDLSVIQENMPPGTKEQMHFHQRCLQVFYILQGTACFYLDQDYYEVNAGESIQILAGQKHYVQNTTEEDLKFLVISQPSTHRPPIDRVNID encoded by the coding sequence ATGATAAAATCTATTTTAAATGCTCCGCACTATCTATGGGGGGACCATTGTGAGGGGTGGCAACTCTGTCTCGCAGATGACCTAAGTGTAATCCAGGAGAATATGCCTCCAGGGACAAAAGAGCAAATGCATTTTCACCAAAGATGCCTACAAGTATTTTACATTCTTCAAGGCACCGCATGCTTTTACCTGGATCAGGACTATTACGAAGTCAATGCAGGTGAGTCCATACAGATTCTGGCTGGTCAAAAGCACTATGTTCAAAATACAACAGAGGAGGATCTCAAATTTCTGGTCATTTCTCAGCCATCGACGCACAGACCACCCATTGATAGGGTAAATATTGATTAA
- a CDS encoding ChaN family lipoprotein, with the protein MVQVFVIMIKAFSVTGMMLLTFSMLGQALSPYQLFNSNGRKVSYSKLLKSSLSKDLVLFGEEHNNAISHWLQLRLTKDCFRSKPLVLGAEMFERDNQDELDAYLSGSIDAAQLDSTARLWPNYGTDYAPLVDFAKSNHLPFIATNIPRRFASQVAKRGLESLDSLTDEEKSWIAPLPIAYDGELPGYKNMLSMMGGHGGPNLPKAQAIKDATMAHFILTNMKSNDLFIHYQGSYHSENHEGIIWYLKHDHPDIKYVSIATVTQDQIKTLDKVHKGKADFILCVDEDMTRTY; encoded by the coding sequence ATGGTACAAGTCTTTGTAATTATGATTAAAGCTTTTAGTGTAACAGGTATGATGTTGTTGACTTTTTCCATGTTGGGCCAGGCACTTTCACCTTATCAATTATTTAATTCAAATGGCAGAAAAGTCTCCTATTCAAAACTTTTAAAATCTTCCTTATCAAAAGATCTGGTCTTGTTTGGTGAAGAACACAATAATGCGATCAGTCATTGGCTGCAGCTCCGACTGACCAAAGATTGTTTTCGATCCAAGCCCCTCGTATTGGGAGCAGAGATGTTTGAGCGGGACAATCAAGACGAGTTGGATGCTTATCTGTCCGGCAGTATCGATGCAGCTCAATTGGATTCTACTGCAAGACTTTGGCCCAATTATGGAACAGATTATGCTCCCCTCGTAGATTTTGCCAAATCCAATCATTTACCTTTTATTGCTACCAATATACCCAGGCGATTTGCTTCGCAAGTAGCCAAAAGAGGCCTGGAGAGCCTGGATTCATTGACTGATGAAGAAAAATCCTGGATCGCTCCTTTGCCCATAGCCTATGATGGGGAGCTACCTGGTTATAAAAATATGCTTTCGATGATGGGTGGGCACGGAGGCCCCAATCTACCAAAGGCACAAGCTATAAAAGATGCTACGATGGCACATTTTATTTTGACCAATATGAAGTCAAATGACTTATTTATACATTATCAGGGTAGCTATCACTCAGAAAATCACGAAGGCATCATTTGGTATCTCAAGCATGATCATCCCGACATTAAGTATGTGTCCATCGCTACGGTCACTCAGGATCAAATTAAAACTTTAGACAAGGTCCATAAAGGCAAAGCAGATTTTATACTCTGCGTCGATGAAGATATGACCAGGACCTATTAG